A region of the Haematobia irritans isolate KBUSLIRL chromosome 5, ASM5000362v1, whole genome shotgun sequence genome:
tgtcaacatattatttctacaggaaattttgtcaaaattttacttctatagaaaattttgtcaaaattttttctattgaaaattttgtcaaaattttatttctatagaatattttgccaacatattatttctatagaaaattttgtcaaaattttatttctataaaaaaatttgtcaaaattttatttctatagaaaattttgtcaaaattttatttctatagaaaattttgtcaaaattttatttttatagaaaattttgtcaacatattatttctgcaggaagttttgtcaaaaatttatttctataaaaaaaaaaaaaaacaatttgacaaaattttctatagaaaaaacaatatgacaaaatttttatagaaataatatattgacaaaattttctatagaaataaaattttgacaaaattttctatagaaaataaaatgttgacaaaactttttataaaaataaaattttgacaaaattttctatcgaaataaatgtttacaaaatttcctgtagaaataatatgttgacaaaattttctataaaaataaaattttgacaaaattttctaaagaaatacaattttgtcaacatattatttctacaggatattttgtcaaaattttatttctatagaaaattttgtcaaaatttttttctatttctatagaaaattttgtcaaaattttatttgtatagaaaattttgttaaaattttatagaaaattttgtcaacatattatttctacaggaaattttgtcaaaattttatttctatagaaaaatttgtcaaaattttatttctatagaaaattttatttctgtagaaaattttgtcaaaaatttatttctatagaaaattttgtcaaaattttatttttatagaaaattttgtcaaaattttatttttatagaaaattttgtcaaaattttatttttatagaaaattttgtcaaaattttatttttatagaaaattttgtcaacatattatttcaacagaaaattttgtcgaaattttatttatagaaaattttgtcaaaatttttttctattgaaaattttgtcaaaattttatttctatagaaaattttgccaacatattatttccatagaaaattttgtcaaaattttatttctgtagaaaattttgtcaaaattttatttctgtagaaaattttgtcaaaaatttatttctataaaaaaaatttgtcaacattttatttctatagaaaattttgtcaaaattatatttctatagaaaattttgtcaaaattttatttttatagaaaattttgtcaacatattatttctacaggaatttttgtcaaaattttatttctatagaaaattttgtccaaattttatttctatagaaaattttatcaacatattatttctatgaaaatttgtcaaagttttatttctatagaaaattttgtcaaaattatatttctatagaaaatgttgtcaaaattttatttctttagaaaattttgtcaaaattttatttctatagaaaattttgtcaacatattatttctatagaaaatttcgtcaaaattttatttctatagaaaattttgtcaaagttttattttttatagaaaattttgtcaaaaatttatttctatagaatattttgtcaaaatgttatttctatataaaaaatctaccaaacaataaacaaacaataaaaaatataccatttttggtaaaattctacccacTTTAAATCTTAAGTTTATGTAATCTTTTATCCTCCACTGtgacaaaagtaaaaaaatgttttcaatatattttgagTAGAGtgcaaataaatttcttttaattatttatatttataaaaatgatataattttccattttaaatGTGATATGAATTATTTAAATGTGCAACAATTAAGTTATTCTCACCTGCATATTAAAAAGTAACGATGGTACAATTTTTTCCATATGCTGTTTTTCCCAGATATTCTCAACCAAGTCATCGGAAACAGTTTTACGTATCACACCTTGAACACCTTTAATACCAGCCAAACGAATACTGTCACGCAGCTCAATGTTCTCATTGTTCCCATGACACATAGATGAGAATTTCGAAATGAAGAAATCGTAACGACGATGATAGGAAGGAGTGTCCTCattaatgttggcaaatttaacaaactgcaaaaaaacaaacgaagGGAGAAACAAACAATAGAACAAGGTTAATAATAATCATTATAAAtgacaaaatgaaataagaTATACTCATATATACATAGATATGGAAGAATTACAATATTTTGTGTGCTTCAGAGAACACTCACGTAACAGATATACTAATGAAGGTAGAAATAGTAAGGACATTGTCGGCTGACCCTGGTCTTAAGGTCAGCTTGAATAAAATATAtgattaaaaataacaattaaaagtaaaaatatataaagaggtttataaatatgaaatttgtgGATATTAAGTGGAAATTATTCACTGATAATATATCATTTTTGTGTATGAATTAGGCTATGTTAGCCTTTCAGTAATGCGGAATACAAcggatttaagaaaatgttctttttatagagtatgaaaaaagtttcttttaAGCACACATATGAGCATTAGAAATTTCTTTTAagaaaatatgctacaaaaattagatttatagctttaaattatttttattaaaaatatgaaaatttattaacatcattctgccttaaaaataaaataacaaaaattaaattatattaaaaaaaaaataattcaattttaaaaaatactaaattaaaaatttaattgattcaacaaattttaattaaaacaaaattcaatcacaaaaattgattatcaattaattttttgattggttcaattaattttttaattgacttcggtgattgatgctatcatttctgcgattgaagacatttcaattaaaaattaatttgatcaattaatttcgggaTTGAAtccaaacattatttttttgtgtgtatggtacgttttttaaacgatttatttaaaattctgaaaatgatAATTTAATGTCTTTTTTCCTTCCCCAAACTATAGAGTGCAGATTTATTTCTGTGGCTGTAGATAGAATAGAAACTTAAATCTATCATctgttatattttaaatataaaatatagaaagacaAAACACGTCTAATATTTTGTTTCCCACAGAAACATAAAAGGTTTGAATTCAAAGAGCTTTCAATACCTTACATTTGAAGGCGTGTTCTACTTGTCAATTTTATGAGTGTGTTTTATGTTGACATCACTTAACTGTTTTGACTAATAAGAATAATTCTGAACACTTCCCCTGGATGTGTTCAATAAGTAATACACCATGGTTGTATTTAGTCATGACCAACGCAGATGGCGACGTACAACAAAATAGTACGCTGATGAATAAAAGGTGGAAACACATTAAAGTCGTTAAGCGACCAAcgatatattttcaaataaaaagatTTCAAATAATGTATATACGTTAACGCTATGTTAGAAATCTCACTTTTTCGAATTTGAAAATcacctttctatacaaatgcgaGTCCTTAAATGCCAAAAAGGAGTTTTCGAGTTTTTACTTTAAGGTCATGTTTTACAGTtgtaaattaaacattttcatgGATATTATTTGCTATCCTTCCTTATCTTTACCGCAATTTTGGTTTATCCTAATGAAACAGTCCGATTTTTTTCATCGAATTCGCAATGTAAGCAACTATTAATAAAAACGCCgcaggcaattttttttttgatattttccccAATTGGCTTTCTAAAGTCCGTCTTATTATTGAATTCGCAATAAGCTTTAATATGCGTACCATATTGCTTATATGGGATGATGTGAAGATTTTGAAGGGCCTGGGACCTCTGTGGGTGAAGGGCTATTACCCAGGATAAATCCCGTCCGGAAGTCCCGGGATTTTCGGGACAGGATTAATCCCGAATCCccagatttttatattgaatgCCAAGATTTTTCGGGATCGGAAAATTTGTGactttttagcattatttattaataaattggagtctCTATTCAGTGCAAACTgcccttagatttcatacccgacaaattaagttaataaaaatttatggtacaccttaagtaagaatttattatacacGTGGTATACTATAAAaagcacaatttcatcaaaaatcgtaATAAAGGATAAGGCCCTCCTTTGAACAATGAGTTAATGTGAAATGGAATTCttgccacataaaataaaaaaacaatgatAAAATGTCCGTCGACAATATGACAAGATGgcgtttatctgataaaaaaaaaaattagatgccttgatatttttaagaagttacttAAAACGATGAAGTACCAAAGGATTAACACAAGAGTATGAAAATATATCTAAtctaatcaaaatccttaaaattttttggtgagtaagaattgttttttaattttttttattatatttttttttcttttcttcattTTGTTCAGTTGGATTAAGTGTTCGTTAAATGTGATAGCAATTTGAAATGGCGTTTTAGtttactcttatgttcttttgttaataaaattgaattaaactaaattggcttaatttacaacaattttttggcgctgtagattgttataacttaaaatatttaaagaatcccgaaaaaTTCCGGGATCCCGgaattctatattttgaaatcccgaatcccaggatttataaaaatcgtccCGAAGCCAGCCCTAGTATgaagttttttgtttgagttaatATAGCCTTTATTTGGactccaaaaatattttacgcAGATTTTGAGATTATAAGCAATAATGAAAGCTACAGGGGCACGTAATTTCGAAAATGGCCCTTTCCGACAAAAAATgttacaaacattttgtattccaattaaaaatatgtatgCCCTGGCCAAAAATTGTGCTAAAGTAGATTTAAGCCTAACATCTATGTcgctatttctatataaacgcaTGTTATGAATGactcatttttttgtttacaaatatgCAAGCATACGATAGACATTAACGCCATCAATTAGGTGGCCGTCGTACGCTCAACAACATATTGGGCTTTGTTTAGTTAGCACACAGCAATGTGTTATCTCAGCGAAAAATGTGACTCACTGAACATGATTTCTGAACACTTCCTATGCTGTGTTAAGTAATTTCCTGTTgtatttctttctttctttttctgACGGAGTAAAGTTCGGTTGGAAAAATGGGTCGCCGTCCAGCGAGATGTTATCGTTACTGCAAAAATAAGCCATACCCAAAATCACGTTTCTGTCGTGGTGTACCCGATCCCAAAATTCGTATCTTCGATTTGGGCAGAAAGAAGGCTGGCGTAGAAGATTTCCCTCTGTGCGTGCATTTAGTTTCTGACGAATATGAACAACTTAGCAGTGAAGCCTTGGAAGCTGGCCGCATTTGCTGCAACAAAtacttggtgaaattctgcggTAAGGATCAATTCCACATCCGTATGCGTTTGCATCCCTTCCACGTCATTCGCATCAATAAAATGTTATCGTGTGCCGGAGCTGATAGGCTCCAAACTGGAATGCGTGGTGCCTTCGGCAAACCCCAAGGTACTGTAGCCCGTGTACGCATTGGACAACCCATCATGTCGGTGCGTTCCAGTGACAGATACAAGGCTCAAGTTATTGAGGCTCTCCGTCGTGCCAAGTTCAAGTTTCCTGGTCGCCAAAAGATCTATGTCTCCAAGAAATGGGGCTTCACCAAATACGAACGTGAGCGTTACGAGGAATTGCGTGATGAGAACCGTTTCGAACCTGATGGTTGCAACGTTAAATACAGGCCAGAACATGGACCCATGGCTGCCTGGGAAAAGGCTCAACGTGATCTTTATGCTTAAATAACATGGTTTGGTGTATATGTGTCGCAAATTGTTGTTAAACAACAATGAAAGAAGGAACAACACAAGTGAACATCTTTTgtgaaatatatagaatttgtttaaataaaataaaatgggtAAATGGCGATTTATTTCGTCCATTTACTTGAAGAAAAACAATGAATTTTGTTACTTGGTTTTTATTTAAACATGGAAGTGGATTTGATGAAGTGGAATTTTCAGAATCTGGTTAGGGGGGATATGGAGTCTGAGAACTTGGGATTGCCAAAAGACAAGCTGTTGGTGAGTATAATAACATATTTTCAATATgataattgttttcttttttcatagaTTCAAGGAGTATCATGACGTATGGAAGTTCGTTAAATTATTGGAAATATCGTTATAACAACTTTTAAGCACCAAACCAACCATTGACCAACGCAACCATTTGCAAGGCATGTTCTAAACCAGTAAAGCATGTTACCATTAGAGGTCAAGGAGCAACAACTAATAATGTGTATGTCACATTACAACAGAATCCCAAGAGGCATGAAGGCCATTAGTAATTCCATTACCACAGAGTAGTA
Encoded here:
- the LOC142238374 gene encoding large ribosomal subunit protein uL16, which encodes MGRRPARCYRYCKNKPYPKSRFCRGVPDPKIRIFDLGRKKAGVEDFPLCVHLVSDEYEQLSSEALEAGRICCNKYLVKFCGKDQFHIRMRLHPFHVIRINKMLSCAGADRLQTGMRGAFGKPQGTVARVRIGQPIMSVRSSDRYKAQVIEALRRAKFKFPGRQKIYVSKKWGFTKYERERYEELRDENRFEPDGCNVKYRPEHGPMAAWEKAQRDLYA